From Primulina tabacum isolate GXHZ01 chromosome 2, ASM2559414v2, whole genome shotgun sequence, one genomic window encodes:
- the LOC142524843 gene encoding magnesium transporter MRS2-11, chloroplastic isoform X1, with translation MAASLPFSSPNYINLPLHLAQFPVILPGGISFSSGKYELISRKLLVLERSWVPRNYIRCFAEEEGAGEIVSRDGDDEDVPIADVIDKGFSNGAVGSQRIVSAGDSSLSLGIRDPIYEVVEVRSNGIVSTRKINRRNLLKSSGLRPRDIRSVDPSLWLTNSMPSLLVETLNHYRLLLDLKYGSMQFYLIWDLCGQLRCKNMFIYLIITGGKAFIDALLPRLNPKNVNGGPSMPFVLEVVEAALHSRIQRLERRLMDLEPSVQALLEVLPNRLTGIILEELRTSKQTLVELGSRAGALKQMLLDILEDTHEIRRICVLGRNCTLKKNNEIECAVPCEKEIAEEEEEEIEMLLENYLQRCESCHGQAERLLDSAKEMEDSIAVNLSSRRLEVSRVELLLQVGTFCVAVGALIAGIFGMNLRSYLEEHVFAFWLMTGGIFVGAVIGFFLMYSYLKKRKIL, from the exons ATGGCGGCTTCACTTCCTTTCTCTTCTCCGAATTACATCAATTTGCCCCTTCATCTCGCTCAGTTTCCTGTGATTTTGCCAGGCGGAATTTCATTTTCGAGTGGTAAGTACGAGTTAATTTCTAGAAAATTGCTGGTGTTGGAGAGGAGCTGGGTTCCCCGGAACTATATCAGGTGCTTTGCGGAGGAGGAAGGCGCAGGGGAAATTGTGAGCAGAGATGGGGATGATGAGGACGTCCCTATTGCGGATGTGATTGATAAGGGATTCTCCAATGGCGCTGTTGGTTCGCAGAGGATTGTGAGCGCCGGGGACTCCTCTCTCTCCCTTGGAATTCGAGATCCTATTTATGAG GTTGTGGAAGTGAGGTCTAATGGGATAGTATCTACAAGGAAAATTAATAGAAGAAACTTGTTAAAATCGAGTG GTCTCCGACCTCGAGATATTAGGAGTGTGGATCCATCATTGTGGTTGACCAACTCAATGCCTTCATTGCTGGTAGAAACATTGAATCACTACCGACTACTGTTAGATTTAAA ATACGGGAGTATGCAATTTTACTTAATTTGGGATCTTTGCGGGCAATTGCGATGCAAGAACatgtttatatatttaattataaccG GGGGAAAGGCTTTTATTGACGCACTGTTGCCCCGCTTAAATCCTAAGAACGTAAATGGAGGGCCCTCAATGCCATTTGTGCTTGAG GTGGTTGAGGCAGCGCTACATTCTCGAATACAACGCCTGGAGCGGAGATTAATGGATTTAGAACCAAGT GTCCAAGCTTTACTTGAGGTTCTTCCCAACCGGTTAACTGGGATCATATTGGAGGAACTTCGGACTAGCAAGCAGACATTG GTTGAACTGGGGTCAAGGGCTGGAGCTCTTAAACAAATGCTGCTTGACATCCTTGAAGACACTCATGAAATACGGCGTATTTGTGTTCTCGGAAGAAACTGCACTCTAAAGAAAAATAATGAGATTGAATGCGCAGTTCCATGTGAAAAGGAGATAGCTGAGG AAGAGGAGGAAGAAATTGAAATGCTTCTAGAAAATTATCTCCAAAG ATGTGAATCATGTCATGGTCAAGCAGAACGGCTTCTTGATTCAGCAAAGGAAATGGAAGATTCAATTGCTGTGAACCTTAG CTCTCGGAGGCTTGAGGTCAGTAGAGTGGAACTTCTTCTTCAGGTTGGTACATTTTGTGTTGCGGTCGGTGCCCTAATTGCAG GTATATTTGGCATGAACTTGAGGTCgtatcttgaagaacatgtG TTTGCTTTTTGGTTGATGACAGGCGGAATATTTGTGGGTGCTGTGATTGGATTTTTCCTCATGTACTCGTAtctcaaaaaaagaaaaattttatga
- the LOC142524843 gene encoding magnesium transporter MRS2-11, chloroplastic isoform X2, with protein sequence MAASLPFSSPNYINLPLHLAQFPVILPGGISFSSGKYELISRKLLVLERSWVPRNYIRCFAEEEGAGEIVSRDGDDEDVPIADVIDKGFSNGAVGSQRIVSAGDSSLSLGIRDPIYEVVEVRSNGIVSTRKINRRNLLKSSGLRPRDIRSVDPSLWLTNSMPSLLVETLNHYRLLLDLKYGSMQFYLIWDLCGQLRCKNMFIYLIITGGKAFIDALLPRLNPKNVNGGPSMPFVLEVVEAALHSRIQRLERRLMDLEPSVQALLEVLPNRLTGIILEELRTSKQTLVELGSRAGALKQMLLDILEDTHEIRRICVLGRNCTLKKNNEIECAVPCEKEIAEEEEEEIEMLLENYLQRCESCHGQAERLLDSAKEMEDSIAVNLSSRRLEVSRVELLLQVGTFCVAVGALIAGIFGMNLRSYLEEHVVCLSSFSMPFKSPWKLGVSVTGSETE encoded by the exons ATGGCGGCTTCACTTCCTTTCTCTTCTCCGAATTACATCAATTTGCCCCTTCATCTCGCTCAGTTTCCTGTGATTTTGCCAGGCGGAATTTCATTTTCGAGTGGTAAGTACGAGTTAATTTCTAGAAAATTGCTGGTGTTGGAGAGGAGCTGGGTTCCCCGGAACTATATCAGGTGCTTTGCGGAGGAGGAAGGCGCAGGGGAAATTGTGAGCAGAGATGGGGATGATGAGGACGTCCCTATTGCGGATGTGATTGATAAGGGATTCTCCAATGGCGCTGTTGGTTCGCAGAGGATTGTGAGCGCCGGGGACTCCTCTCTCTCCCTTGGAATTCGAGATCCTATTTATGAG GTTGTGGAAGTGAGGTCTAATGGGATAGTATCTACAAGGAAAATTAATAGAAGAAACTTGTTAAAATCGAGTG GTCTCCGACCTCGAGATATTAGGAGTGTGGATCCATCATTGTGGTTGACCAACTCAATGCCTTCATTGCTGGTAGAAACATTGAATCACTACCGACTACTGTTAGATTTAAA ATACGGGAGTATGCAATTTTACTTAATTTGGGATCTTTGCGGGCAATTGCGATGCAAGAACatgtttatatatttaattataaccG GGGGAAAGGCTTTTATTGACGCACTGTTGCCCCGCTTAAATCCTAAGAACGTAAATGGAGGGCCCTCAATGCCATTTGTGCTTGAG GTGGTTGAGGCAGCGCTACATTCTCGAATACAACGCCTGGAGCGGAGATTAATGGATTTAGAACCAAGT GTCCAAGCTTTACTTGAGGTTCTTCCCAACCGGTTAACTGGGATCATATTGGAGGAACTTCGGACTAGCAAGCAGACATTG GTTGAACTGGGGTCAAGGGCTGGAGCTCTTAAACAAATGCTGCTTGACATCCTTGAAGACACTCATGAAATACGGCGTATTTGTGTTCTCGGAAGAAACTGCACTCTAAAGAAAAATAATGAGATTGAATGCGCAGTTCCATGTGAAAAGGAGATAGCTGAGG AAGAGGAGGAAGAAATTGAAATGCTTCTAGAAAATTATCTCCAAAG ATGTGAATCATGTCATGGTCAAGCAGAACGGCTTCTTGATTCAGCAAAGGAAATGGAAGATTCAATTGCTGTGAACCTTAG CTCTCGGAGGCTTGAGGTCAGTAGAGTGGAACTTCTTCTTCAGGTTGGTACATTTTGTGTTGCGGTCGGTGCCCTAATTGCAG GTATATTTGGCATGAACTTGAGGTCgtatcttgaagaacatgtGGTGTGCCTCTCTTCGTTTTCTATGCCATTTAAAAGCCCTTG GAAGCTGGGGGTCAGTGTTACTGGATCAGAGACCGAATGA
- the LOC142524843 gene encoding magnesium transporter MRS2-11, chloroplastic isoform X3, protein MAASLPFSSPNYINLPLHLAQFPVILPGGISFSSGKYELISRKLLVLERSWVPRNYIRCFAEEEGAGEIVSRDGDDEDVPIADVIDKGFSNGAVGSQRIVSAGDSSLSLGIRDPIYEVVEVRSNGIVSTRKINRRNLLKSSGLRPRDIRSVDPSLWLTNSMPSLLIREYAILLNLGSLRAIAMQEHVYIFNYNRKGGKAFIDALLPRLNPKNVNGGPSMPFVLEVVEAALHSRIQRLERRLMDLEPSVQALLEVLPNRLTGIILEELRTSKQTLVELGSRAGALKQMLLDILEDTHEIRRICVLGRNCTLKKNNEIECAVPCEKEIAEEEEEEIEMLLENYLQRCESCHGQAERLLDSAKEMEDSIAVNLSSRRLEVSRVELLLQVGTFCVAVGALIAGIFGMNLRSYLEEHVFAFWLMTGGIFVGAVIGFFLMYSYLKKRKIL, encoded by the exons ATGGCGGCTTCACTTCCTTTCTCTTCTCCGAATTACATCAATTTGCCCCTTCATCTCGCTCAGTTTCCTGTGATTTTGCCAGGCGGAATTTCATTTTCGAGTGGTAAGTACGAGTTAATTTCTAGAAAATTGCTGGTGTTGGAGAGGAGCTGGGTTCCCCGGAACTATATCAGGTGCTTTGCGGAGGAGGAAGGCGCAGGGGAAATTGTGAGCAGAGATGGGGATGATGAGGACGTCCCTATTGCGGATGTGATTGATAAGGGATTCTCCAATGGCGCTGTTGGTTCGCAGAGGATTGTGAGCGCCGGGGACTCCTCTCTCTCCCTTGGAATTCGAGATCCTATTTATGAG GTTGTGGAAGTGAGGTCTAATGGGATAGTATCTACAAGGAAAATTAATAGAAGAAACTTGTTAAAATCGAGTG GTCTCCGACCTCGAGATATTAGGAGTGTGGATCCATCATTGTGGTTGACCAACTCAATGCCTTCATTGCTG ATACGGGAGTATGCAATTTTACTTAATTTGGGATCTTTGCGGGCAATTGCGATGCAAGAACatgtttatatatttaattataaccG TAAAGGGGGAAAGGCTTTTATTGACGCACTGTTGCCCCGCTTAAATCCTAAGAACGTAAATGGAGGGCCCTCAATGCCATTTGTGCTTGAG GTGGTTGAGGCAGCGCTACATTCTCGAATACAACGCCTGGAGCGGAGATTAATGGATTTAGAACCAAGT GTCCAAGCTTTACTTGAGGTTCTTCCCAACCGGTTAACTGGGATCATATTGGAGGAACTTCGGACTAGCAAGCAGACATTG GTTGAACTGGGGTCAAGGGCTGGAGCTCTTAAACAAATGCTGCTTGACATCCTTGAAGACACTCATGAAATACGGCGTATTTGTGTTCTCGGAAGAAACTGCACTCTAAAGAAAAATAATGAGATTGAATGCGCAGTTCCATGTGAAAAGGAGATAGCTGAGG AAGAGGAGGAAGAAATTGAAATGCTTCTAGAAAATTATCTCCAAAG ATGTGAATCATGTCATGGTCAAGCAGAACGGCTTCTTGATTCAGCAAAGGAAATGGAAGATTCAATTGCTGTGAACCTTAG CTCTCGGAGGCTTGAGGTCAGTAGAGTGGAACTTCTTCTTCAGGTTGGTACATTTTGTGTTGCGGTCGGTGCCCTAATTGCAG GTATATTTGGCATGAACTTGAGGTCgtatcttgaagaacatgtG TTTGCTTTTTGGTTGATGACAGGCGGAATATTTGTGGGTGCTGTGATTGGATTTTTCCTCATGTACTCGTAtctcaaaaaaagaaaaattttatga
- the LOC142524859 gene encoding uncharacterized protein LOC142524859 — protein sequence MAAADAVDRNGDDRSETSDYTSEDEGTEDYRRGGYHAVRIGDTFKHGRYVVQRKLGWGHFSTVWLAWDTKKSIFVALKVQKSAQHYTEAAMDEITILKQIADGDPDDNKYVVKLLDHFKHSGPNGQHVCMVFEYLGDNLLTLIKYSDYRGVPLHMVKEICFLILVGLDYLHRQLSIIHTDLKPENILLLSMIDPAKDPAKSCAPLILPSSKGKIVSKAEPSNDANGSYGDLTRNQKKKVRRKAKRIAQKCVGKETSEEVEPDKEASSPEDSRQDRKSNGDHFEDQTNTSVASEVNDNTNDESEKIKGHKRRSRLARRKLVADIERKCKIVDFGNACWTYKQFTSDIQTRQYRCPEVILGSKYTTSADMWSFACICFELAGGDVLFDPHSGENYDRDEDHLALMMELLGMMPRKVALGGRYSREFFNRFGDLRHIKRLRFWPLSKVLMEKYDFCEQDASEMADFLVQILDFVPEKRLTAAQCLNHPWISGGLRKLAPSVTQLENGGSDQNKEKCGREARENGDGDLDNKCEKNEKTATENARSIKKMEKDETETMEMRMGNMAIDGVTKSVKDPTSTPSPPKQM from the exons ATGGCGGCAGCGGATGCAGTGGATAGGAACGGCGATGATCGGAGTGAGACGAGTGATTACACTTCGGAAGATGAGGGCACCGAGGATTACAGGCGTGGCGGGTATCACGCTGTACGAATCGGCGACACATTCAAGCATGGTCGTTATGTTGTTCAGAGAAAGCTCGGCTGGGGTCATTTCTCCACCGTCTGGCTAGCTTGGGATACGAAAAAATCT ATATTTGTTGCCCTGAAAGTTCAAAAAAGTGCGCAGCACTACACAGAAGCAGCAATGGACGAGATTACAATTTTAAAACAGATTGCTGACGGTGATCCGGATGACAATAAATATGTTGTTAAACTTTTGGATCACTTTAAGCATTCAGGGCCAAATGGACAGCATGTCTGTATGGTGTTCGAATACTTAGGAGACAATCTTTTGACCCTAATCAAGTATTCAGACTACAGAGGTGTTCCTCTTCATATGGTTAAAGAAATTTGCTTTCTCATTTTAGTGGGGTTAGATTATCTGCATCGTCAACTATCAATAATACACACAGATTTGAAGCCAGAGAACATACTGCTTCTGTCGATGATAGATCCTGCTAAAGATCCAGCAAAGTCATGTGCACCCCTTATTCTCCCGTCAAGTAAAGGCAAGATTGTCTCCAAAGCTGAACCTTCTAATGATGCCAACGGTTCATATGGTGATCTGACTAGGAACCAGAAAAAGAAAGTCCGAAGAAAGGCCAAGAGAATAGCTCAGAAATGTGTTGGTAAGGAAACTTCCGAGGAAGTTGAGCCAGATAAGGAGGCAAGTAGTCCTGAGGATTCTCGTCAAGATCGTAAATCCAATGGAGATCATTTTGAAGATCAGACCAACACTTCTGTTGCTTCGGAAGTTAATGATAATACGAATGATGAAAGCGAAAAAATTAAGGGTCATAAGAGAAGGAGTCGATTAGCAAGGCGTAAGCTCGTGGCTGATATTGAAAGGAAGTGCAAAATAGTAGATTTTGGAAATGCCTGTTGGACATACAAACAATTCACAAGCGATATTCAAACCAGACAGTATAGATGTCCAGAGGTTATTTTGGGATCTAAGTACACAACATCAGCTGATATGTGGTCATTTGCTTGCATTTGCTTTGAGTTGGCTGGTGGAGATGTTCTGTTTGATCCACATAGTGGAGAAAACTACGATCGTGATGAG GATCATTTGGCCCTGATGATGGAGCTTCTTGGAATGATGCCACGCAAG GTTGCTTTGGGTGGGCGTTATTCACGAGAATTTTTTAACAGATTTGGAGATTTGAGACATATCAAAAGATTAAGATTCTGGCCTCTTAGTAAGGTGCTTATGGAAAAATACGATTTCTGTGAGCAAGATGCTAGTGAGATGGCAGATTTCCTTGTTCAGATACTAGACTTTGTACCTGAGAAAAGACTGACAGCTGCTCAATGTCTTAACCACCCATGGATTAGTGGAGGCCTGCGAAAGCTTGCCCCTTCTGTTACTCAACTTGAGAATGGTGGTTCCGACCAGAACAAAGAGAAGTGTGGGAGGGAGGCAAGGGAGAATGGTGATGGTGATTTGGACAATAAGTGTGAGAAGAACGAGAAGACAGCAACAGAAAATGCTCGTTCAATCAAAAAGATGGAGAAGGACGAGACAGAGACTATGGAGATGAGAATGGGAAACATGGCTATTGATGGAGTAACAAAATCTGTAAAAGATCCTACATCTACACCAAGCCCTCCCAAacaaatgtaa
- the LOC142524866 gene encoding uncharacterized protein LOC142524866 isoform X4 produces MNRGYFADMAEMKQHDGKIAMANKIVIPASAAAKFPMLEVCYSNGSSLKLPITSAGKDVNTLKLNVPKATLLCLSFRASAQPMVDSWSSPFLDTFGHSADVQLYEISFIDSWLLSRNPIKKLLLKIMRKPKPGGPKDVLQRQIVYSFGDNYYFRKELRILNLLTGYIFLLDKMGRIRWQGFGSAEQEELLSLLSCTSLLLDEK; encoded by the exons ATGAATAGGGGATACTTTGCGGACATGGCCGAGATGAAGCAGCATGATGGGAAG ATAGCAATGGCAAATAAGATCGTAATTCCTGCAAGTGCAGCTGCAAAATTTCCTATGTTGGAAGTGTGCTACTCCAATGGTTCTAGCCTTAAGCTGCCTATAACCTCTGCTGGGAAGGATGTGAATACGCTCAAATTGAATGTACCTAAAGCGACGTTATTGTGTTTATCATTTCGTGCCAGCGCACAG CCTATGGTGGATTCTTGGAGCTCACCTTTTCTTGATACTTTTGGTCATTCCGCTGATGTTCAGTTATACGAG ATATCCTTTATAGATTCCTGGCTGTTGAGTCGTAATCCTATCAAGAAACTACTGCTTAAAATTATGAGGAAGCCAAAACCTGGAGGACCGAAAGACGTTTTGCAAAGGCAGATAGTTTATTCATTTGGTGATAACTATTACTTCAGGAAAGAGCTTAGAATATTAAACCTTCTTACTGG GTACATATTCTTGCTAGACAAAATGGGTAGAATAAGATGGCAAGGTTTTGGTTCAGCAGAACAAGAAGAATTGTTATCTCTTCTTTCCTGCACGTCCCTTCTGCTTGACGAAAAATGA
- the LOC142524866 gene encoding uncharacterized protein LOC142524866 isoform X2: protein MLKSISKNKVSCSQFSLFRIHLNGAPAASSTFTRSIHFWLFGPQIGNKEAIEKERARLKDEMNRGYFADMAEMKQHDGKIAMANKIVIPASAAAKFPMLEVCYSNGSSLKLPITSAGKDVNTLKLNVPKATLLCLSFRASAQPMVDSWSSPFLDTFGHSADVQLYEISFIDSWLLSRNPIKKLLLKIMRKPKPGGPKDVLQRQIVYSFGDNYYFRKELRILNLLTGYIFLLDKMGRIRWQGFGSAEQEELLSLLSCTSLLLDEK, encoded by the exons atgctaaaaagTATATCAAAGAACAAAGTAAGCTGTTCCCAGTTCTCCCTTTTCAGAATCCATCTCAACGGAGCTCCTGCCGCTTCCTCGACATTTACCAG GAGTATCCACTTTTGGTTATTTGGACCGCAGATTGGAAATAAGGAGGCAATTGAGAAAGAACGTGCTCGGCT TAAAGATGAGATGAATAGGGGATACTTTGCGGACATGGCCGAGATGAAGCAGCATGATGGGAAG ATAGCAATGGCAAATAAGATCGTAATTCCTGCAAGTGCAGCTGCAAAATTTCCTATGTTGGAAGTGTGCTACTCCAATGGTTCTAGCCTTAAGCTGCCTATAACCTCTGCTGGGAAGGATGTGAATACGCTCAAATTGAATGTACCTAAAGCGACGTTATTGTGTTTATCATTTCGTGCCAGCGCACAG CCTATGGTGGATTCTTGGAGCTCACCTTTTCTTGATACTTTTGGTCATTCCGCTGATGTTCAGTTATACGAG ATATCCTTTATAGATTCCTGGCTGTTGAGTCGTAATCCTATCAAGAAACTACTGCTTAAAATTATGAGGAAGCCAAAACCTGGAGGACCGAAAGACGTTTTGCAAAGGCAGATAGTTTATTCATTTGGTGATAACTATTACTTCAGGAAAGAGCTTAGAATATTAAACCTTCTTACTGG GTACATATTCTTGCTAGACAAAATGGGTAGAATAAGATGGCAAGGTTTTGGTTCAGCAGAACAAGAAGAATTGTTATCTCTTCTTTCCTGCACGTCCCTTCTGCTTGACGAAAAATGA
- the LOC142524866 gene encoding uncharacterized protein LOC142524866 isoform X3: MLRLKCLRGISRTSFYAKKYIKEQSKLFPVLPFQNPSQRSSCRFLDIYQIGNKEAIEKERARLKDEMNRGYFADMAEMKQHDGKIAMANKIVIPASAAAKFPMLEVCYSNGSSLKLPITSAGKDVNTLKLNVPKATLLCLSFRASAQISFIDSWLLSRNPIKKLLLKIMRKPKPGGPKDVLQRQIVYSFGDNYYFRKELRILNLLTGYIFLLDKMGRIRWQGFGSAEQEELLSLLSCTSLLLDEK, from the exons ATGTTGAGGTTGAAGTGTCTGCGGGGGATATCACGGACaagtttttatgctaaaaagTATATCAAAGAACAAAGTAAGCTGTTCCCAGTTCTCCCTTTTCAGAATCCATCTCAACGGAGCTCCTGCCGCTTCCTCGACATTTACCAG ATTGGAAATAAGGAGGCAATTGAGAAAGAACGTGCTCGGCT TAAAGATGAGATGAATAGGGGATACTTTGCGGACATGGCCGAGATGAAGCAGCATGATGGGAAG ATAGCAATGGCAAATAAGATCGTAATTCCTGCAAGTGCAGCTGCAAAATTTCCTATGTTGGAAGTGTGCTACTCCAATGGTTCTAGCCTTAAGCTGCCTATAACCTCTGCTGGGAAGGATGTGAATACGCTCAAATTGAATGTACCTAAAGCGACGTTATTGTGTTTATCATTTCGTGCCAGCGCACAG ATATCCTTTATAGATTCCTGGCTGTTGAGTCGTAATCCTATCAAGAAACTACTGCTTAAAATTATGAGGAAGCCAAAACCTGGAGGACCGAAAGACGTTTTGCAAAGGCAGATAGTTTATTCATTTGGTGATAACTATTACTTCAGGAAAGAGCTTAGAATATTAAACCTTCTTACTGG GTACATATTCTTGCTAGACAAAATGGGTAGAATAAGATGGCAAGGTTTTGGTTCAGCAGAACAAGAAGAATTGTTATCTCTTCTTTCCTGCACGTCCCTTCTGCTTGACGAAAAATGA
- the LOC142524866 gene encoding uncharacterized protein LOC142524866 isoform X1 yields MLRLKCLRGISRTSFYAKKYIKEQSKLFPVLPFQNPSQRSSCRFLDIYQIGNKEAIEKERARLKDEMNRGYFADMAEMKQHDGKIAMANKIVIPASAAAKFPMLEVCYSNGSSLKLPITSAGKDVNTLKLNVPKATLLCLSFRASAQPMVDSWSSPFLDTFGHSADVQLYEISFIDSWLLSRNPIKKLLLKIMRKPKPGGPKDVLQRQIVYSFGDNYYFRKELRILNLLTGYIFLLDKMGRIRWQGFGSAEQEELLSLLSCTSLLLDEK; encoded by the exons ATGTTGAGGTTGAAGTGTCTGCGGGGGATATCACGGACaagtttttatgctaaaaagTATATCAAAGAACAAAGTAAGCTGTTCCCAGTTCTCCCTTTTCAGAATCCATCTCAACGGAGCTCCTGCCGCTTCCTCGACATTTACCAG ATTGGAAATAAGGAGGCAATTGAGAAAGAACGTGCTCGGCT TAAAGATGAGATGAATAGGGGATACTTTGCGGACATGGCCGAGATGAAGCAGCATGATGGGAAG ATAGCAATGGCAAATAAGATCGTAATTCCTGCAAGTGCAGCTGCAAAATTTCCTATGTTGGAAGTGTGCTACTCCAATGGTTCTAGCCTTAAGCTGCCTATAACCTCTGCTGGGAAGGATGTGAATACGCTCAAATTGAATGTACCTAAAGCGACGTTATTGTGTTTATCATTTCGTGCCAGCGCACAG CCTATGGTGGATTCTTGGAGCTCACCTTTTCTTGATACTTTTGGTCATTCCGCTGATGTTCAGTTATACGAG ATATCCTTTATAGATTCCTGGCTGTTGAGTCGTAATCCTATCAAGAAACTACTGCTTAAAATTATGAGGAAGCCAAAACCTGGAGGACCGAAAGACGTTTTGCAAAGGCAGATAGTTTATTCATTTGGTGATAACTATTACTTCAGGAAAGAGCTTAGAATATTAAACCTTCTTACTGG GTACATATTCTTGCTAGACAAAATGGGTAGAATAAGATGGCAAGGTTTTGGTTCAGCAGAACAAGAAGAATTGTTATCTCTTCTTTCCTGCACGTCCCTTCTGCTTGACGAAAAATGA